Within the Trichoderma breve strain T069 chromosome 3, whole genome shotgun sequence genome, the region TCTTAAAAACTTAGTTGTAGCCAAGTCTTGACCGTCACTGGGATAAGCAAAGAAACCATTGAGCACATGTGAAGGCCATTTCAAATATCATGTAGTACATCTAATGATTTAAACGATCTCGAACCACCCACTGCAGTAAATACACTATTTTGCAGTAAAGGGGATCATCGATTTAGCTCCTTATACAGACACACCGCGGACCACTACCAGTCGTATGACAACTTGTTCCGTCTCTGTATCACAGCAACTATCTCGCTTCAGACCTTGTATTTTACATAGAATCTACGGAATTGCCTTGAAAGTTGTCAGTTGCTTCTAATTCTGATAACCTGAAGTGGTAAACGCGCGGTCAAGGGTGCCCATCTATGTTAGCGTGCATCCGATGAGAGATCACGTCGATAAGATAAAGCTGCAataagatggaggaggcctAAGAGCGCAAATACCGATGCCCAGCTACTAAATCCACCTGAATCAGCGGTGACAAGTCACTCAAGCGTAGCAAAGGAGTCTTTGGACTAGGCATGTTGCTCAGAGCTCGAATGATTCATCGCAGAAAACTTCTCTTTTTAGTATGGTATTTTTGGCACAGGCACCCGTCAAAGGAGAATTATCTAAACACTCCACTAAGTTATCTTCACCAAAACTGGGCTTGGACGGAAACTTCCGCCTAGCCAGGAAATCCAGCACGCAATTGATCAAATCGAGAAGCTTTAGTTCGAGGAAAATTTCCGGTTTAGGCCACAGTGATCCACTAATATTCAACAGGTgcgagtactccgtagtgaTAGGATAAATGGGACAAATATGGCGTGAATATTCTATAAATAAGGTCGACAATCTGGAACAACAGGCACAGAAATTGTAAAAAGTCGGCGATTCACAAAGTAGACTTCAAGCAACACGCTATATCATTCGAGCCAAAGTTCAAATTCAAATCTGCAATATTCTCTACGACTAAATCGTTCAAGATGATTGAAGAGAATGACACACTTGGGGGAACTTTCCCCTTTAAACCTCATTTCTCCACGGGACCAGGGTTTCGAATGCACTACGTTGACGAGGGGCAGGGCTCGCCTGTCTTGTGTCTTCATGGTGAACCGACTTGGGGCTATTTGTATCGAGAAGTCATCCCAATTTTGTCACAAAACAACCGCGTGATTGTTCCGGATTATATGGGGTTCGGAAAAAGTGAAACTCCTCAACATCTCGAATATACAGCTCGACAACACACTGATAACCTGGAAATTCTGGTCAAAGAATTGGATCTGCACGATATCACTCTCGTTGTTCATGACTGGGGCGGACAGATTGGGGGTGCCCTGGCTCTTAGACAGGCTTCTCGCATCCGCCGGATTGTGGTGATGAATACGATGCTGTCAATGGGTTTGCCGGAAGAAGAGTCCTGCTGGACCGAAAATAGCAAAGAATCCGCTTGGTTTGGATGGGCGGACCGAGCTGTGGCAAACGGTACCTTTGAAGCTACACTTATGAACTCTGGGGTGGCTATCGTCGGCTTGATGAAGCTACTACAAGGCTTTGAGAGAGCTAACGTCACTGAGGATTTCTTCCGAGCCTACTCGCTTCCTTTCGCAACTCCAGAAGAGTGCAATGGCGTGATTGCCTTTCCTAAAAGCATTGTCACCGGCTCATTCAAGGCGGAAACCGGCTCAGAGAGTCAAATATCTGCGGTTCGCGCAAAGCCAGCAATGATGATTGAGGGAACAAAGGATAAAgtcctcctcgccaagcaCTTCGTGCCCGTGTTCAAGAAAGGCTTTCCAAATGCACCGATACATTATTTAGACCAAGCAAGTCACTTTCTGCTAGAAGATGAGCCTGAAAAAATCGGCGAGTTGATTTTGGACTTTATGAAGAACACTTAGCTTTATCTACCTTAGTCGAAGGAAACCATACATGCTTAATACTATAATGATGTTGATCGCTAGATATAAATGTACGAAAGAAGAATAATGAATGAGTAGTATATTCAGAAAAGCAAACCATCAACATTGATATGTGACTTATATGCCCAGAAACTTTACACGCTCGGCTCAATTTACTGCGAGAGGCCATAGAGCTACAACTATGCAGTACGAAGTCACTGCAGTAGTGCTATGCACTTGATTCCATGTAACACATGGCTTATCGATGAAACAATTTATCAGCTGCTAATACGCAGTGACATATAGCCCATTCGGCAAAAGTAAAATAGTGATCTTACGTCGCGTATGACTGTATTGATAATAGCTATCATTAGCCCTGTTGGTCAATGAACGACTAATCCGACCCCGAATGCTAAACAACTATGCTAATAAATAATGAATCAGCTACCTATCTACACTTGGTCAGCTCAAACTCGCAGAAATATTCCTGAATTAGTTAGGGTGAAGTAAGTTGAACGAAAGATTGCTAAGCAGATGCGCTTCACTCCATGTAAGCTGAGTCGGTCCACCGTGCTGCTCGTAAAAATTGACAAAACATAGACACGTCTCTACTCTATTGTTACCGATGTTTTCTTTTATCTCCGTTTAATTCCGGAATGCTGAGCCTGGATAGTTTGAGCAATGAGTTCCGGTTTTGTATTTATGTTGGTAACATCCCTTGATATGTATCGAGTCAAGGAATGGTTTCCTAAATATTTCACATCCCCATTGCATTACTCTGCTTCTCTGATCTGTATAAGATGCTTGACATAGATGGCCTCATCACACGCAACAGGTAAGAGTTGGatcaatcttcatctcgagCAACGGTGGCTTAATTAGCTCAAGAGAGTATGCGGAAAGATATCACAAGCCTATACCCGAATTCGCGAAGTTCGAAGGTGTTCCACCTTCAATTGTGATATGTGAGCCCTGAAACAAATAAAAGCAACCTCTAAATAGTCTAACATGAACACTAGTCACATGTATTGACTTCCGCATATCTGCTACCAAGTTTTTGCAAATTAAACCGGAAGGTGAATGTACGTCACGGAATTCACATTGGCATTACTAATATTGAAATCAGATGTTTTTATAATCCGAAATGCAGGTGGACGAGTAAGATCAGGTTTCTCGGACCTAGTGTTTATGGAAACTTTTACTCAAGGAAAATTGTTGAAAGAGATAATGATTATTCACCATACAGGTGAGTGAGGGCTCCAGTCTCTAGACTTTGgcttaaattaataatttagaTTGCGGTTGTGCACATATCACGGATGAAAAGTTGAAGGAGAGTTTGCTGGAGAAGGCTCCTGGGAACCCAGATATGGTCAACGCCATGTATTTTGGAGCCTTTGGATCAAATAAATCGTAAGTATTCCCTTTGTCCTTCTTGTAACTATTATCTTAAATTTAACTCCTACGAACTTACGCTAATACAATATTTTACTGTACTTAGACTTGAAGAAATTGTTCTTGAGGACATTTCTTTCCTCAAGGAGTATCCTCTATTAAGGAAGGAGGTTAGGAATGCCGTTCGAGGTTTTATTTTCGATATTTATTCAGGATTAGTGACGGAGGTATTTAAAAAGGGTTGATTTAAACTGCAGTTCTCATATCAATTTAGAAGGAAAATGGTATCAGTACATAAACGTTATTCGATAATACATTCTCCGATCAaactttgactttggctcGCTTTGGGTGCAGGAAGCTCTGTCTGCCGCCACTCCACGGACAAGCTACCGGCGAGTAGTTCCTGTAAACTTCTGAgtgaagaaaataattaactCATCTTATTGCCTAAATAGTTCTCCTGATAGCTAGCATTGTTGCATTATGTCTCAATAATCGGTATACTCCGTGCCTATAtataggtaggtaggcaTACTGATAACTGGTAACCAAATATCATGCACACTGTTCAATTCACCACATCATATACTCAGTGCCATAATGGCATTGACAATATCCCCGTCATTTTCTTTTAGTGCTTCCACAGCCTTCTTGTAGCTGGCGTTGGTTTGCGTGATAACGAGCTCGATATCCTTATTCTCCAGACCCTCCGCATCGACCTCATCTttctcagcatcaccaagcaGCTGAACAATAGCTTCATGGCCATTTTGAGTAGCCCATTCCAGTGCTGTCCGACCTTCCTTATCCCTGGCATTAAGGTTAATTTTACCAATcgccagaagctgctcaactATTTCCGTATCTCCTCCAGCTGATGCTCGTATCAACATTGTTttgccgtcttcatcgcAGGTGTGCACCTGCGCACCTCTGTCAATAAGGAGTTTGGTGacatctttcttttccccatTAAAGGCTGCTACCAACGCTGTTACACCGCTTCGATTTTTAGCTTCTATATCAGCACCtttgtgaagaagaagttgaacaACGTCAATATACCCCTGTTCTGAAGCTATCAGTAGTGCAGTTGCGTTTATCCTACCTCTGGCCTCTATTTGGGCACCATGATCGAGAAGTAGTCGGACGACATCAGCGTGCCCATAATAGGCGGCCACCTGCAATGTTGTTCCTTCTGGGTTGCCTCCCCCTTCTACATCGACCCCCTtatcaagcagcagctgaacaAGTTCGACACATCCAGAAATAGCGGCTGGGACTAAAGCTGTCGCACCCTTCTGAGTTTGGGCGTCAAGTCTAGCTCCGTGTTCGACGAGGAGCGTAGCCACTTCGAATTGCCCGCCTAGTGAAGCTACAATTAAAGGTGTGTAGCCATTCTGATCTGAAGCATTAATATCAGAACCGTTTTCGAGGCGCTGTTTAACCACCTCTATAAGTCCCTTTGCGGCAGCCCACTGAAGTACTGTTGTTCCTGGAAGAGTACAACGCAATATCTCGTCTTGCCCCAGGGTATCCCATCTTTCTTGTATATTCTCCCATTGGGT harbors:
- a CDS encoding alpha/beta hydrolase fold domain-containing protein, with translation MIEENDTLGGTFPFKPHFSTGPGFRMHYVDEGQGSPVLCLHGEPTWGYLYREVIPILSQNNRVIVPDYMGFGKSETPQHLEYTARQHTDNLEILVKELDLHDITLVVHDWGGQIGGALALRQASRIRRIVVMNTMLSMGLPEEESCWTENSKESAWFGWADRAVANGTFEATLMNSGVAIVGLMKLLQGFERANVTEDFFRAYSLPFATPEECNGVIAFPKSIVTGSFKAETGSESQISAVRAKPAMMIEGTKDKVLLAKHFVPVFKKGFPNAPIHYLDQASHFLLEDEPEKIGELILDFMKNT
- a CDS encoding carbonic anhydrase domain-containing protein codes for the protein MLDIDGLITRNREYAERYHKPIPEFAKFEGVPPSIVIFTCIDFRISATKFLQIKPEGEYVFIIRNAGGRVRSGFSDLVFMETFTQGKLLKEIMIIHHTDCGCAHITDEKLKESLLEKAPGNPDMVNAMYFGAFGSNKSLEEIVLEDISFLKEYPLLRKEVRNAVRGFIFDIYSGLVTEKENGIST